A genome region from Triticum aestivum cultivar Chinese Spring chromosome 2B, IWGSC CS RefSeq v2.1, whole genome shotgun sequence includes the following:
- the LOC123047626 gene encoding putative disease resistance protein RGA4 encodes MRFIGIISAINECVTLFQWAKIAVSSLHSRWSGSHNQSLQDRVLQFESGLQHLQDRVLQLESGSNQQSVANLLTDLKDAEAGTKDLLDEFRWYESKMQVEGNASQSPFMDFFHTFIQASINKVHGVQLRLNHVSSQLENTGPRGITRRFDKLVWPETTSWPNETKIFGREKEVKQVLGLLNVYANLKRKRGTSSISASTSASASNQVSTESRISSLPILPIVGFGGVGKTTLAQHICNHQRVKYHFELIIWICVSDDFDVERLTKKAIQSCTGKEATTNNLDSLQRVLSDHMNNKRLLIVLDDMWDDALKENGQCWKRFCAPFTSVQEGSMMLVTTRCPTVNKGLRTMGPIILDSLKDDAFWNFFKSCAFGSEGSTNDPELECIGRRILPKLKGSPLAARTLGCVLRMDLQASHWNFILESKMWELRQEEANILPALWSSYIYLPLYLKQCFTFCAVYPKDYRHA; translated from the coding sequence ATGCGCTTCATTGGGATCATTAGTGCCATCAACGAATGTGTCACTTTGTTTCAGTGGGCCAAAATTGCCGTCTCATCTCTGCATTCCCGATGGAGTGGCTCACATAACCAAAGTCTCCAAGACCGTGTACTGCAATTCGAGAGTGGCCTACAACATCTCCAGGATCGTGTGTTGCAGTTGGAGAGTGGAAGCAACCAACAGAGTGTGGCAAATCTACTTACTGATCTCAAGGATGCAGAGGCTGGAACAAAGGACCTTCTTGATGAGTTCAGATGGTACGAGTCAAAGATGCAAGTGGAGGGCAATGCAAGCCAATCTCCTTTCATGGATTTCTTTCATACCTTCATCCAAGCCAGCATCAACAAAGTGCATGGTGTCCAGTTGAGGTTGAATCATGTTTCCAGTCAGTTGGAGAATACGGGGCCTCGTGGAATTACACGACGCTTTGACAAATTAGTCTGGCCGGAGACCACCTCTTGGCCAAATGAAACAAAAATATTTGGTCGTGAAAAGGAGGTGAAGCAAGTATTGGGACTTCTTAATGTATATGCAAATTTAAAACGCAAGAGAGGAACTAGTTCAATTAGTGCATCAACAAGCGCATCAGCAAGCAACCAAGTTAGTACTGAATCAAGAATATCGAGTCTTCCTATTTTGCCAATAGTTGGATTTGGTGGAGTTGGAAAGACTACTCTGGCCCAACATATCTGCAATCATCAACGAGTGAAGTATCACTTTGAGCTGATAATTTGGATTTGTGTCTCAGATGACTTTGATGTGGAGAGGCTAACTAAAAAGGCCATACAATCCTGTACTGGAAAGGAGGCAACAACTAATAATTTGGATTCTCTTCAGCGTGTTCTCTCTGACCATATGAACAATAAAAGGTTATTGATAGTCCTTGATGACATGTGGGATGATGCCTTGAAGGAAAATGGGCAGTGTTGGAAGAGGTTTTGTGCACCTTTTACAAGTGTCCAAGAGGGAAGTATGATGTTGGTCACCACTAGATGTCCAACGGTTAACAAGGGGCTGCGCACAATGGGGCCCATTATATTGGACAGTCTAAAGGATGACGCCTTTTGGAATTTCTTCAAATCGTGTGCGTTTGGATCTGAGGGTTCTACCAATGATCCTGAGTTAGAGTGCATTGGTAGAAGAATACTTCCTAAATTGAAGGGTTCTCCTTTGGCCGCCAGAACTCTAGGATGCGTGTTACGCATGGATCTTCAAGCATCACATTGGAATTTTATACTTGAGAGTAAAATGTGGGAATTGAGACAAGAGGAGGCTAACATTTTGCCTGCCCTTTGGTCGAGCTACATTTATTTACCACTCTATCTGAAGCAATGCTTCACATTCTGTGCCGTGTACCCCAAAGATTACAGGCATGCTTAG